In Shinella sp. XGS7, a single genomic region encodes these proteins:
- a CDS encoding 2-isopropylmalate synthase, whose amino-acid sequence MADKLIIFDTTLRDGEQSPGASMTKDEKLRIARQLERLRVDVIEAGFAASSNGDFEAVRAIAEAIKDSTVCSLARANDRDIARAAEALKGAERSRIHTFIATSELHMEKKLRMTREQVLEQAKLAVRFARNLCGDIEFSPEDGYRSDPEFLARVVEAVIAEGATTINIPDTVGYAIPELYGDFIAKLRARVPNSDKAIWSVHCHNDLGMAVANSLAGVKIGGARQIECTINGLGERAGNCSLEEVVMAVKTRRDYFGLDVGIETSQIVPASRMVSQTTGFVVQPNKAVVGANAFAHASGIHQDGVLKARDTYEIMRAEDVGWSANKIVLGKLSGRNAFKQRLQELGIQLESEAEINAAFQRFKDLADRKNEIFDEDIIALVMDESVTSEQEHFRLLSLSQRSETGERPHASVVFAAGPVEHRAESEGNGPVDASLRAIESAVQSGAEMLLYSVNAITSGSTESQGEVTVRLQHAGRVVNGVGADPDIVVASAKAYLSALNKLQSKTERVAAQG is encoded by the coding sequence ATGGCTGACAAGCTGATCATCTTCGACACCACCCTGCGCGACGGCGAGCAATCGCCCGGCGCCTCGATGACGAAGGACGAGAAGCTACGCATCGCCCGCCAGCTCGAGCGTCTGCGCGTGGACGTGATCGAGGCCGGTTTTGCTGCGTCCAGCAATGGCGACTTCGAAGCCGTGCGCGCCATTGCCGAGGCCATCAAGGACAGCACCGTCTGCTCCCTGGCCCGTGCCAATGACCGCGACATCGCCCGCGCCGCCGAGGCGCTCAAGGGCGCCGAGCGCTCGCGCATCCACACCTTCATCGCCACCAGCGAGCTCCATATGGAGAAGAAGCTGCGCATGACGCGCGAGCAGGTGCTGGAGCAGGCCAAGCTGGCGGTGCGCTTCGCCCGCAATCTGTGCGGCGACATCGAGTTCTCGCCCGAGGACGGCTACCGCTCCGACCCGGAGTTCCTTGCCCGCGTGGTGGAGGCGGTGATCGCCGAAGGCGCCACCACCATCAACATCCCCGACACCGTGGGCTATGCCATCCCCGAGCTGTATGGCGACTTCATCGCCAAGCTGCGTGCGCGGGTGCCCAACTCCGACAAGGCCATCTGGTCGGTGCACTGCCACAACGACCTGGGCATGGCGGTGGCCAACTCCCTGGCCGGCGTGAAGATCGGCGGGGCCCGCCAGATCGAGTGCACCATCAACGGCCTGGGCGAGCGCGCCGGCAACTGCTCACTGGAAGAGGTGGTGATGGCGGTCAAGACCCGCCGCGACTACTTCGGCCTGGACGTGGGCATCGAGACCAGCCAGATCGTGCCGGCCTCGCGCATGGTGAGCCAGACCACCGGTTTCGTGGTCCAGCCCAACAAGGCCGTGGTGGGGGCGAACGCCTTTGCCCACGCCTCGGGCATCCACCAGGACGGCGTGCTCAAGGCGCGCGACACCTACGAGATCATGCGCGCCGAGGATGTGGGCTGGAGCGCCAACAAGATCGTGCTGGGCAAGCTCAGCGGCCGCAATGCCTTCAAGCAGCGCCTGCAGGAACTGGGCATCCAGCTGGAGTCCGAGGCCGAGATCAATGCCGCCTTCCAGCGCTTCAAGGACCTGGCCGACCGCAAGAACGAGATCTTCGACGAGGACATCATCGCCCTGGTGATGGACGAGTCGGTGACTTCGGAGCAGGAGCATTTCCGCCTGCTCTCCCTGTCCCAGCGCTCGGAAACCGGTGAGCGACCCCACGCCAGCGTGGTGTTTGCCGCCGGTCCGGTGGAGCATCGGGCCGAGAGCGAGGGCAATGGTCCGGTGGACGCCAGCCTACGCGCCATCGAGTCGGCCGTGCAAAGTGGCGCGGAAATGCTGCTTTACTCGGTGAACGCCATCACCAGCGGCAGCACAGAATCGCAGGGCGAGGTCACGGTGCGTTTGCAGCATGCGGGGCGCGTGGTGAACGGCGTTGGTGCCGACCCCGATATCGTCGTGGCCTCGGCCAAGGCATATTTGAGCGCGCTGAACAAGCTCCAGAGCAAGACCGAGCGCGTGGCGGCACAGGGCTGA
- a CDS encoding TIGR03790 family protein, whose amino-acid sequence MLRRIIVLFAGALLALSAQAQSGPGWLRVPAPQGRLVAADIALVINRSDPYSVAVGAEYAKRRGLAPQQLITLDLPRQAVLSPAEFEAFKAQLDERLGPQVQALVLAWSQPYAVACNSITGALALGFQPELCKNSCAASKPSPYPAYTGHKPFSDLGLRPAMLLAARSVESAKALIERGVAADRSLLERGTPPVQAVFAATEDKARNVREPLFPPESRLWAYGLQTRRVAQAALPELSEVLLYQTGLARVEGLERIPFIPGALADHLTSLGGQLERTSGPQMSALDWIEAGATASHGAVSEPCNHLQKFPHPQLLLLNYLQGQSALEAYWRSVLWPGQSVFVGEPLAAPYGRSGL is encoded by the coding sequence ATGCTGCGCCGCATCATTGTGTTGTTTGCAGGGGCCTTGCTGGCGCTGTCGGCGCAGGCCCAGTCCGGCCCGGGCTGGCTGCGGGTGCCGGCGCCCCAGGGGCGCCTGGTGGCGGCCGATATCGCCCTGGTCATCAACCGCAGCGACCCTTACTCGGTGGCGGTGGGGGCCGAGTATGCGAAGAGGCGCGGCCTCGCGCCCCAGCAGCTGATCACGCTCGATCTGCCGCGCCAGGCGGTGCTGAGTCCGGCCGAGTTCGAGGCCTTCAAGGCCCAGCTGGACGAGCGCCTGGGCCCCCAGGTGCAGGCCCTGGTGCTGGCCTGGAGCCAGCCCTATGCCGTGGCCTGCAACTCCATCACCGGGGCCCTGGCCCTGGGCTTTCAGCCCGAGCTGTGCAAGAACAGCTGCGCGGCCTCCAAGCCCTCGCCCTATCCGGCCTACACGGGCCACAAGCCCTTCAGCGATCTGGGCCTGCGCCCGGCCATGCTGCTGGCGGCGCGCTCGGTGGAGAGCGCCAAGGCCCTGATCGAGCGCGGCGTGGCGGCCGACCGCTCCCTGCTGGAGCGCGGCACGCCGCCGGTGCAGGCCGTGTTTGCCGCCACCGAGGACAAGGCCCGCAATGTGCGCGAGCCCCTGTTCCCGCCCGAGAGCCGGCTCTGGGCCTACGGCCTGCAGACCCGGCGCGTGGCCCAGGCGGCCCTGCCCGAGCTCAGCGAGGTGCTGCTCTACCAGACCGGCCTGGCGCGGGTGGAAGGGCTGGAGCGCATTCCCTTCATCCCCGGCGCCCTGGCTGATCACCTGACCTCGCTGGGTGGCCAGCTGGAGCGCACGAGCGGCCCGCAGATGAGCGCGCTGGACTGGATCGAGGCGGGGGCCACGGCCAGCCATGGCGCGGTGAGCGAGCCCTGCAACCATCTGCAGAAGTTTCCGCACCCGCAACTGCTGCTGCTGAACTATCTGCAGGGGCAGAGCGCGCTGGAAGCCTATTGGCGCAGCGTGCTGTGGCCGGGGCAGAGCGTGTTCGTGGGCGAGCCGCTGGCGGCGCCCTATGGCCGCAGCGGGCTCTGA
- the hpnC gene encoding squalene synthase HpnC, whose translation MSIEHYENFPVASWLCPPALRPAVVAIYHFARCADDLADEGDDSPAQRLAALRAYRADLQAVAAGHAPSERWQRPVFAALGPVIARHQLPLPLLEALLDAFEQDLVKQRYADRAELLDYCRRSANPVGRLLLHLYGIHDAASLRRSDAICSSLQLINFWQDFSRDLPRGRVYAPAGDLVRHGLSAEDLLAGRDGPAARALIRDLCDWAHALMLEGAPLVHRLPGRAGWELRLVVQGGLRILEKIRRMDHASLTHRPRITALDLPFLLMGSLRMRAAEGQA comes from the coding sequence GTGAGCATAGAGCACTACGAGAACTTCCCCGTCGCCTCCTGGTTGTGTCCGCCAGCACTGCGCCCCGCCGTGGTGGCCATCTACCACTTCGCCCGCTGCGCCGACGATCTGGCCGACGAGGGCGACGACAGCCCCGCGCAGCGCCTGGCCGCGCTGCGCGCCTACCGGGCGGACCTGCAGGCCGTCGCGGCCGGGCATGCCCCTTCCGAGCGCTGGCAGCGCCCGGTGTTCGCCGCCCTGGGGCCGGTGATCGCCAGGCACCAGCTGCCCCTGCCCCTGCTGGAGGCCTTGCTGGACGCCTTCGAGCAGGATCTGGTCAAGCAGCGCTACGCCGACCGCGCCGAGCTGCTGGACTACTGCCGCCGCTCGGCCAATCCGGTGGGCCGCCTGCTGCTGCACCTCTACGGCATCCACGACGCTGCCTCGCTGCGCCGCTCCGACGCCATCTGCAGCAGCCTGCAGCTGATCAATTTCTGGCAGGACTTCAGCCGCGATCTGCCGCGCGGCCGCGTCTACGCGCCGGCCGGCGATCTGGTCCGCCACGGCCTGAGCGCCGAGGACCTGCTGGCCGGGCGCGACGGCCCCGCGGCACGCGCGCTGATCCGCGATCTCTGCGACTGGGCGCACGCCCTGATGCTCGAGGGCGCGCCCCTGGTGCACCGCCTCCCGGGACGGGCGGGCTGGGAGCTGCGTCTGGTGGTACAAGGCGGCCTGCGCATTCTTGAGAAAATCCGCCGGATGGATCACGCCAGCCTCACTCACCGCCCCCGCATCACCGCCCTGGACCTGCCATTCCTGCTGATGGGCAGCCTGCGCATGCGCGCCGCGGAGGGCCAGGCGTGA
- the pssA gene encoding CDP-diacylglycerol--serine O-phosphatidyltransferase yields MTDPNNNKNAELLDEDEVLEPRRPRRKGIYALPNSITLCALFCGFYAVVMAMHGRFETACIAIFCAAVLDALDGRVARMTNSQSAFGEQMDSLSDMVSFGAAPALIVYMWGLKDLGKAGWIPAFVYIAGAALRLARFNVNIGVVDKRFFQGLPSPAAAALVISLIWLFDDAGYRNASQIDWLAWSAFGVTLFAGLSMVTNAPFYSFKVFGARRSVPFVVLVAVALGIALISLYPQRAIFGLFCLYGLSGYAVYLYKKAKGRPVSVIATSTDEPDERGLHH; encoded by the coding sequence ATGACCGATCCCAATAACAACAAGAACGCCGAGCTGCTCGACGAGGACGAAGTCCTGGAGCCTCGGCGTCCGCGCCGCAAGGGCATTTATGCCCTGCCCAACAGCATCACGCTGTGCGCGCTGTTCTGCGGCTTCTATGCCGTCGTCATGGCCATGCACGGCCGCTTCGAGACCGCCTGCATCGCCATCTTCTGCGCCGCCGTGCTGGACGCGCTGGACGGCCGCGTGGCGCGCATGACCAATTCGCAGAGCGCCTTCGGCGAGCAGATGGACTCGCTCTCCGATATGGTGAGCTTCGGCGCCGCACCGGCGCTCATCGTCTATATGTGGGGCCTCAAGGACCTGGGCAAGGCGGGCTGGATCCCGGCCTTCGTCTACATCGCCGGCGCGGCCCTGCGTCTCGCGCGCTTCAATGTGAATATCGGCGTGGTGGACAAGCGCTTCTTCCAGGGGCTGCCCAGCCCGGCGGCTGCGGCCCTGGTGATCAGCCTGATCTGGCTTTTCGACGACGCGGGTTACCGCAATGCCTCGCAGATCGACTGGCTGGCCTGGAGCGCCTTTGGCGTGACCCTGTTTGCCGGCCTGTCCATGGTGACCAACGCGCCCTTCTACAGCTTCAAGGTCTTTGGTGCGCGGCGCAGCGTGCCCTTTGTGGTGCTGGTGGCCGTGGCCCTGGGCATCGCCCTGATCAGCCTGTATCCGCAGCGCGCCATCTTCGGCCTGTTCTGCCTCTACGGCCTCTCGGGCTACGCGGTCTATCTGTACAAGAAGGCCAAGGGCCGGCCGGTGAGCGTGATCGCCACCTCCACCGACGAGCCCGATGAGCGCGGCCTGCACCACTGA
- a CDS encoding efflux RND transporter periplasmic adaptor subunit produces MPHVLSPARSGMLLAVSAALLLMLAACGKKEAAPEPVRAVRTQVVAGESAGQVLEYAAELRARTESRLSFRVGGKLLERRANLGDVVKPGQLLARLDGQDLQLAQEAARAAMNAARVNRDQAGADYKRFIDLHQQGFISSAELERRDAAFKAAQAQLDQAKAQANVQGNQSDYALLRADAPGVITGVLAEPGMVVGAGTPVLQLAHDGPRDVVFSVPEHLIGRLREAAARPGALTVRLWGSDQAPLPVQLREVSAAADPTTRTFLVKADAGKLDARLGQTATVSLALPKQDKLIKLPLTAVLEQQGKTSVWVLDPQSMSLKLQPIQVSGAENNEVLVAGGLNPGQEVVTAGVHVLTPGQKVTRYVAPAATAASR; encoded by the coding sequence ATGCCCCATGTCCTGTCGCCGGCGCGTTCCGGCATGCTCCTGGCGGTGAGTGCCGCGCTCCTGTTGATGCTCGCGGCCTGCGGCAAGAAAGAGGCCGCACCCGAGCCGGTGCGCGCGGTCCGCACCCAGGTGGTGGCCGGCGAAAGCGCGGGCCAGGTGCTGGAATATGCGGCCGAGCTGCGTGCGCGCACCGAGTCGCGCCTGTCCTTCCGCGTGGGCGGCAAGCTGCTGGAGCGCCGTGCCAATCTGGGCGATGTGGTCAAGCCGGGGCAGTTGCTGGCCCGGCTGGACGGCCAGGACCTGCAGCTGGCCCAGGAGGCCGCCCGTGCCGCCATGAATGCCGCACGGGTCAACCGTGACCAGGCCGGCGCTGACTACAAGCGCTTCATCGATCTGCACCAGCAGGGCTTCATCAGCTCGGCCGAGCTGGAGCGCCGCGACGCGGCCTTCAAGGCTGCCCAGGCCCAGCTGGACCAGGCCAAGGCGCAGGCCAATGTGCAGGGCAACCAGTCCGACTACGCGCTGCTGCGCGCCGATGCGCCCGGCGTGATCACCGGCGTGCTGGCCGAGCCCGGCATGGTGGTGGGCGCCGGCACCCCGGTGCTGCAGCTGGCCCATGACGGCCCGCGCGATGTGGTGTTCTCGGTGCCCGAGCATCTGATCGGCCGCCTGCGCGAGGCCGCGGCCCGCCCCGGCGCGCTGACCGTGCGCCTGTGGGGCAGTGATCAGGCGCCGCTGCCGGTGCAGCTGCGCGAGGTCTCGGCCGCGGCCGATCCGACCACCCGCACCTTCCTGGTCAAGGCCGATGCCGGCAAGCTGGACGCCCGCCTGGGCCAGACCGCCACCGTGAGCCTGGCACTGCCCAAGCAGGACAAGCTGATCAAGCTGCCGCTGACGGCGGTGCTGGAGCAGCAGGGCAAGACCTCGGTCTGGGTGCTGGACCCGCAGAGCATGAGCCTGAAGCTGCAGCCCATCCAGGTCAGCGGCGCTGAGAACAACGAGGTGCTGGTGGCCGGCGGCCTGAACCCGGGCCAGGAGGTGGTGACGGCCGGCGTGCATGTGCTCACCCCGGGCCAGAAGGTCACGCGCTATGTGGCGCCGGCGGCCACTGCGGCCTCGCGCTGA
- a CDS encoding IclR family transcriptional regulator has protein sequence MKSKEGQTPAIQVLERSFALLDVLASHQDPVSLKQISEATGLHPSTAHRILNDLAIGRFVDRPEAGSYRLGMRMLELGNLVKARLDVRDAALSPMRELHKFTHQPVNLSVRQGDEIVYIERTYSERSGMQVVRAVGGRAPLHLTSVGKLFLASDDPQRVRAYATRTGLAGHTKNSLTEINALERELALIRQRGLSRDDEELELGVRCMAAGIYDDQGKLVAGLSISAPADRLEEGWLARLKETASQISQALGYRG, from the coding sequence ATGAAGAGCAAAGAGGGGCAAACGCCCGCCATTCAGGTGCTGGAACGCAGCTTCGCGCTGCTGGACGTCTTGGCCAGCCATCAGGACCCCGTGTCGCTGAAGCAGATCAGCGAGGCCACCGGCCTGCACCCCTCCACCGCGCACCGCATTCTCAACGACCTGGCCATAGGCCGATTCGTCGACAGGCCCGAGGCCGGCAGCTACCGCCTGGGCATGCGCATGCTGGAGCTGGGCAATCTGGTCAAGGCGCGTCTGGACGTGCGCGATGCGGCACTCTCGCCCATGCGCGAGCTGCACAAGTTCACCCACCAGCCGGTCAATCTCTCGGTGCGCCAGGGCGATGAAATCGTCTATATCGAGCGCACCTACAGCGAGCGCTCGGGCATGCAGGTCGTGCGCGCCGTGGGCGGCCGTGCGCCCCTGCACCTGACCTCGGTGGGCAAGCTCTTCCTGGCCAGCGACGACCCGCAGCGCGTGCGTGCCTACGCCACCCGCACCGGCCTGGCCGGCCACACCAAGAACAGCCTCACCGAGATCAATGCCCTGGAGCGCGAGCTGGCCCTGATCCGCCAGCGCGGCCTCTCGCGCGACGACGAGGAACTGGAGCTGGGTGTGCGCTGCATGGCCGCCGGCATCTACGACGACCAGGGCAAGCTGGTGGCAGGCCTGTCCATCTCGGCCCCGGCCGACCGCCTGGAAGAAGGCTGGCTGGCGCGACTCAAGGAAACCGCTTCGCAGATCTCGCAGGCCCTGGGCTACCGGGGCTGA
- the hpnE gene encoding hydroxysqualene dehydroxylase HpnE gives MKIAVVGGGWAGLAAAVTLSQAGQQVSLFEMAARPGGRARSLDGAEPRLDNGQHILIGAYRESLDLMRQVGARPDELLLRLPLRLRYPQHEGLRLPPGPPLPAFARAVLGYGAWPWGARLALLRASLGWTLSGFDCDPRLSVDALCQALPAAVRQELIDPLCVAALNTPAREASAQVFLRVLRDALFSGPGSADLLLPRRPLGELLAEPAAAWLEARDATLHWQRRISRLEAGPRLDGEAFEAVILACSAGEAARLAAPLAPDWAARAAALRFEPIVTVYLESPGSALPAPMIALHESAEQPAQFAFDLGQLGHAPGRFAFVISGAAPWVARGLDATAAAVLAQAQAVLAWRSPPTLLRCLAEKRATFACTPGLLRPAAAVAPGLWAAGDYVDGPYPATLEGAVRSGRAAAQAVLAVPGAQSPLRP, from the coding sequence ATGAAGATTGCAGTTGTTGGTGGGGGCTGGGCCGGTCTGGCAGCGGCCGTCACCCTCAGCCAGGCCGGGCAGCAGGTCAGCCTCTTCGAGATGGCGGCCCGGCCCGGGGGCCGCGCCCGCAGCCTGGACGGCGCGGAACCGCGCCTGGACAATGGCCAGCACATCCTGATCGGCGCCTACCGCGAGAGCCTGGACCTGATGCGCCAGGTCGGCGCCCGGCCCGACGAGCTGCTGCTGCGCCTGCCCCTGCGCCTGCGCTACCCGCAGCACGAGGGTCTGCGCCTGCCGCCGGGTCCGCCCCTGCCGGCCTTTGCGCGCGCGGTGCTGGGCTATGGCGCCTGGCCCTGGGGCGCCCGCCTGGCCCTGCTGCGCGCCAGCCTGGGCTGGACCCTGAGCGGCTTTGACTGCGACCCGCGCCTGAGCGTGGACGCGCTGTGCCAGGCCTTGCCCGCCGCCGTGCGCCAGGAGCTGATCGATCCCCTGTGCGTGGCCGCGCTCAACACCCCGGCCCGCGAGGCCAGCGCCCAGGTCTTTCTGCGCGTGCTGCGCGACGCCCTCTTCAGCGGCCCCGGCTCGGCCGATCTGCTGCTGCCGCGCCGCCCCTTGGGCGAGCTGCTGGCCGAGCCGGCCGCCGCCTGGCTGGAGGCCCGCGATGCCACGCTGCACTGGCAGCGGCGCATCAGCCGCCTGGAAGCAGGCCCGCGCCTGGACGGCGAAGCCTTTGAGGCCGTGATCCTGGCCTGCAGCGCCGGCGAGGCGGCGCGCCTGGCTGCGCCGCTGGCGCCGGACTGGGCGGCGCGTGCGGCGGCCCTGCGCTTCGAGCCCATCGTCACCGTCTATCTGGAAAGCCCCGGCAGCGCCCTGCCCGCGCCCATGATCGCCCTGCACGAGAGCGCGGAGCAGCCCGCCCAGTTCGCCTTCGACCTGGGCCAGCTGGGCCATGCACCGGGGCGCTTTGCCTTTGTGATCAGCGGCGCCGCGCCCTGGGTGGCGCGCGGCCTGGACGCCACCGCGGCGGCCGTGCTGGCCCAGGCCCAGGCGGTGCTGGCCTGGCGCAGCCCGCCCACCCTGCTGCGCTGCCTGGCCGAGAAACGCGCCACCTTTGCCTGCACCCCGGGCCTGCTGCGCCCGGCCGCGGCCGTGGCCCCGGGCCTCTGGGCCGCGGGCGACTATGTGGATGGGCCCTACCCCGCCACGCTGGAGGGTGCGGTGCGCTCGGGCCGCGCGGCCGCACAGGCGGTGCTGGCGGTGCCGGGCGCTCAGAGCCCGCTGCGGCCATAG
- the pbpG gene encoding D-alanyl-D-alanine endopeptidase has translation MFSGAALGAALLVGGSLIPQQALAAPAKKAQKSQQAQPAKTVRKAKPAARAPRKAALVAPVVAAKPSFGQLYGLHATDDPLDLKSAVALVMDQDTNEVLLAKNSQAVLPIASITKLMTSLVVVEAGQSMDEMLTITQEDIDTEKGTGSRLAIGTTLSRGEMMHLALMASENRAANALGRHYPGGLSAFVAAMNAKAQALGMHDTHYVEPTGLSSRNQSSAKDLAALVKVAHEYPVLREFSTSKEHSVTLGRRQVAFRSTNGLVRGGAWDIGLQKTGFINEAGRCLVMQAQLAGRKLIMVFLDSAGKYSRIGDAERVRKWVSSLPEAAASSKVNLPG, from the coding sequence ATGTTTTCGGGCGCAGCGCTGGGCGCTGCCTTGCTGGTGGGGGGCTCCCTGATCCCACAGCAGGCGCTGGCCGCTCCCGCCAAGAAGGCGCAGAAGAGCCAGCAGGCCCAGCCCGCCAAGACCGTGCGCAAGGCCAAGCCGGCCGCGCGTGCGCCTCGCAAGGCGGCCCTGGTGGCGCCGGTGGTGGCCGCCAAGCCGTCCTTCGGTCAGCTCTACGGCCTGCATGCCACCGACGATCCCCTGGATCTCAAGTCCGCCGTGGCCCTGGTCATGGACCAGGACACCAATGAGGTGCTGCTGGCCAAGAATTCCCAGGCGGTGCTGCCGATTGCCTCCATCACCAAGCTGATGACCTCGCTGGTGGTGGTCGAGGCCGGTCAGAGCATGGATGAAATGCTCACCATCACCCAGGAAGACATCGACACCGAGAAGGGCACGGGCTCGCGCCTGGCCATCGGCACCACGCTGAGCCGCGGCGAGATGATGCACCTGGCCCTGATGGCCTCGGAGAACCGCGCTGCCAATGCCCTGGGCCGCCACTATCCGGGCGGCCTCTCGGCCTTCGTGGCCGCCATGAATGCCAAGGCCCAGGCCCTGGGCATGCATGACACCCACTATGTGGAGCCCACCGGCCTGTCCAGCCGCAACCAGAGCAGCGCCAAGGATCTGGCGGCGCTGGTGAAGGTGGCGCATGAGTACCCGGTGCTGCGCGAGTTCTCCACCTCCAAGGAGCACTCGGTGACCCTGGGTCGCCGCCAGGTGGCGTTCCGCAGTACCAACGGTCTGGTGCGCGGCGGCGCCTGGGACATCGGCCTGCAGAAGACCGGCTTCATCAACGAGGCAGGGCGCTGCCTGGTGATGCAGGCCCAGCTGGCCGGTCGCAAGCTGATCATGGTGTTCCTGGATTCCGCTGGCAAGTACTCGCGGATCGGCGACGCCGAGCGCGTGCGCAAATGGGTCAGCAGCCTGCCCGAGGCGGCGGCCAGCAGCAAGGTGAATCTGCCGGGCTGA
- the hpnD gene encoding presqualene diphosphate synthase HpnD codes for MTPEQYVQDKAAKSGSSFYYAFLFLPPPRRAAITAFYAFCREVDDVVDEIQDPGVAATKLAWWRKEVANAFAGQPQHPVMKALMPHVADYEIRAEHLNAVIEGCQMDLDQTRYLDYPGLQRYCHLVAGVVGEVASGIFGRTDAQTVAYAHKLGLAMQLTNIIRDVGDDARRGRIYLPVSELQQFDVKAHEILKRDKPWGYSERFTALMKFQAARAHALYDEALALLPEADRRAQKPGLMMANIYRALLREIEAEHFQVLQQRISLTPLRKLWIAMKTNWRGR; via the coding sequence GTGACGCCCGAGCAATACGTCCAGGACAAGGCAGCCAAGAGCGGCTCCAGCTTCTACTACGCCTTCCTCTTCCTGCCGCCGCCCCGGCGCGCTGCCATCACCGCCTTCTACGCCTTCTGCCGCGAGGTGGACGATGTGGTGGATGAGATCCAGGACCCCGGCGTGGCGGCCACCAAGCTGGCCTGGTGGCGCAAGGAGGTGGCCAATGCCTTTGCCGGCCAGCCCCAGCACCCGGTGATGAAGGCCCTGATGCCCCATGTGGCGGACTACGAGATCCGCGCCGAGCACCTGAATGCGGTGATCGAGGGCTGCCAGATGGACCTGGACCAGACCCGCTACCTGGACTACCCCGGCCTGCAGCGCTACTGCCATCTGGTGGCCGGCGTGGTGGGCGAGGTGGCCTCGGGCATCTTCGGCCGCACGGACGCCCAGACCGTGGCCTATGCCCACAAGCTGGGCCTGGCCATGCAGCTCACCAACATCATCCGTGACGTGGGCGACGACGCCAGGCGAGGCCGCATCTACCTGCCGGTCTCCGAGCTGCAGCAGTTCGACGTCAAGGCCCACGAGATCCTCAAGCGCGACAAGCCCTGGGGCTATAGCGAGCGCTTCACAGCCCTGATGAAGTTCCAGGCCGCGCGCGCCCACGCCCTCTACGACGAGGCCCTGGCCCTGCTGCCCGAGGCCGATCGCCGCGCCCAGAAGCCCGGGCTGATGATGGCCAATATCTACCGCGCCCTGCTGCGCGAGATCGAAGCCGAGCATTTCCAGGTGCTGCAGCAGCGCATCTCGCTGACCCCGCTGCGCAAGCTCTGGATCGCGATGAAGACCAATTGGCGAGGCCGGTGA